The genomic DNA GTGTGCCACATTACCAGCAGCTGGAGGAGTTCACTGCAAGGCTGGCTCCAGGAGAGGTCAGTATTCATGCACTTGTAATGTGTGCCACACCTGCAATATACTGTGTACTGTGTATAGAGTCTGTATCTATGCATTAACTATGTTTAAATGTCCACAGGTAAACCAGACCTTGCTTCTTCTCTACCTGGCAGTTTTCAGCGTTCATGTTCCAAAGCGTCTCCGAGTTTTCCTTGTTTCAATTCCTGGCCCAAACCCTGCTCACTGGCCTGCTGGCCCCTCACTGGCCCAGAGCTTGGGTCAGCATGGCGACCTGGAAGCCCTGCAACTCCCTCGGTCCTGGCTGGATCCCTTGTCTCTTAAGAGAGCTTTGGAAGGCAACAGTCCAAAGCACCTGAGCTTCAGCCGCTGCCCAGCCTTGTGGCCACAGGTGTTTCAGTCGCTGCTGGAGGGAGGCGTCAGAGATGCTACACAGCTCAGCAGCCTGAACCTCAGCGGGATCAACCAGGTCCTTTACTCAGAGTGCAGGAGTGTGGAAGATCACCTGGTTCCTGGGACAATTAGCCGTTTGGCAGTGAGCTGTTCAAACATTAAGCACCTGAacctgatgcacacacactatCACCATGAACACTCATCTGAGCTTGGTGGAGAAACACACCTGTGTGGCAGCTTGGCCAAATTCAGACAGCTGCGCTCCCTCACTCTGCCAGCATGTGCACTATCAGACGGCTTAAACACACATCACACTTCTGTGAACAATACATCTCCCTCACCGTTTTTCCTTGGGCTAAAGAAAGGTCCACGTTTGGGCTTCCAGAATTATAAGCCCGGTTCTGATCCGTCTTTGTCAGGAGACAGCACCTCAGGGCTTGCTCAGCTCTTGGCTAGCTGCTCTTTGTTAGAGACCTTGGAGATCATTGGTCCAGGTTTTGTCTCTGCACTGCCTCGGCTTGAACCCTGCAGTCGTGTCAACGTGGAGCCCCGTGGCATGTGTGCGTGGGCCCGGGGAGTTGGTGACGCCCATTTGGCCTCTCTCGAGGCTTTGCCTCGATTACATCGTCTGACTCTGGCTGGACTTCCTGGGGTCTTAAGGGGGACAGGACTGATACAGCTCACTAGGCAATGCAAAGACTTAAAGGTTTTATCCCTTGCGAACATGGGATCACTAAAAATCATGAACTACTTTCCCGCCCTGCTGGACACCATTAAACAGTGCACACAGCTGCAGGAACTCAGGTTAGAAGATGTTGTGTGCCTTTCATTTACTGCAAATATCAACATTCGCCATCACATCAGGTCCAAGGGCTGAGCAAcatattgataattatcacaGTAAATGCCTGAAAGTTGAAGAAGTTTAAGAAGCAAGTTGAAGAAGTTTAAGAAGCAAGTTGAATatggttttaaacatttttatgaacattCAAGGGTAGTTATACAAGTTATAGCTCAATGTGTATTTGCACAGTGcatttaaggtccagtgtgtaagaaatagtgacatctaatggtgagactgtagattgTTGTAGACAAATAGAGGACTGTTCTGCTCACAGCTCCCTTTCCCTAAGCATGTCTGGGAACTATGGTgaccttcacataccagagTAGATGTTATTCTTTACATAGCAAGCTTCTTctcaaaatgtgaaatttacactctggctggtttatCCATTCGGACTGCTTTAGAAACATAGTGCAAGATGGCAGCTTGTGGAAATGGGAAAAAGGTTATATAACAgtgctattgaagaaaataattattGCTTTATTGCCCAGCCAGTATACTGAGATTGTAACTTGTATTTTAAtatcagtgtttgttgttgtttattacaTAAGATGAGGTCTTTAATGCATGACAGATTATGTCTCAGTAGAGTTCACAAAGtcagattacatttatttgttcttttattgGCTCTCTGGAATAAGATGAAGGCAAGTAAATCAGGGAGTTGAAGAAGTGAGGATaccaggtctggaataatgtcctctaaGCCTGTTTCCAAACtcataaaaaacacactggGGCATTATAAGGATCAGATCTATTGACTTTATCAAGTTTTGTGATATATCGGTCAATTTAAACGTAGtaatgtcaaaaaagtaattttttgcCACATCTTATCTTGCTAACTTGGTGGCTCATAGGGACTGAGTCACGTGAATTATTGAGCTTTATAGCTTtatatcttttatttgtttgtttgtctttaaggTTAGAGCAGCCATACCTGAATGCCAACGAGTCATTCTTTGAGGCGCTGTCCTCCTGCTCCCATCTGCAGCGCCTCTGCCTTATCTCACGCAGTGGCACCTTCGATCCATCAGCAACAGAAACCTTCATGGAACGATGCCTTCAGGTCGTCATGTGCCACATGTTCATGGGTGGTACCTTGGTGGGTTGTCGCACACTGCAGAAAGCTCTTCTGGACAGGTCAGTCGTCATGTCAATCGTGTGTGTCTGACTCTGTTTTAACTTTGTTGTGTTAAGTTTCACCTTTCCCCTTTTCTTTGCTGTCAGATTTTCAAATGAGCGCGCTGCCCTCAGTGTAGTCATCTATCCATTACAACATGAAGACCTGCCCTCAGTCATCAGAGACATCCCACTAACCTTGCTTGACCGGATAACTCTGTTTCAGAGCCACGTGGCCCAACCACCCCATTTATCACCACTGTGACATCAGTAGAAAGCTTCCCTGTGATTGGTGTTCCACAGCTAAACAGTGTTAATATTGcttgtttacatttacaagaCTCAGTAATGATGGTCTTTAAAGGGATATTTAAAGGTCAAAACTCAGGGTCAACTACAGGTCGATCTGGAGCTGTTTCATGACATTTCGTACTTGGTGCCACAAGGGCCAACATTCTGGCTTACCTGACACAATCATTTctgctgttttaaaaataagtgTCAAATTATGTTTGCTGAAAACTTGATGTAATAAACACCATTTAAATTGTTGTCGATTCTTCTCTGTGTATCAATACTGCTAATTATGTTTTATGTGCTTTAGTGCGGCCTCCACTAAAAAGACAACCCAACTAATTCTCACACAGTACATAACCTTTTATAAATGAGTGACCTAAGAAGGATGTAATATtcataaaatgattaaattcaGTGTTGAAGTGAATGGAAACTTACATCAGAATTACAGCCCTGCTTCTCAGTTCACactgctgcatgttttttttcttccagcagGATACTTCATCTCTGCCATTTTgcaattgtattatttgttataaaTTAATTCCAGATATTTACAGTATGCTGCTGGACAGCtcagacatttttacataaaaaaatattttgcttcaaaacattaaatatagGCATAAAagaatatgttatttttttcttggagTAAAATTAATACAGATATCATGATTTTTCCATCATGATAAAGCAATGTAAATTtttttgatgatatttcacagaatttcaaaataaaagcatttgtgttGATATGGCACAATATATAGTCTACAATTAGACTTTATAGTGCCAAATTAATCTTAATTGCTTCAGAAAATGTCgggaaatgtagaaaaatgttgatggtgtttcccaaacctcaaaattatattctcaaatgtcttgatttgtaacaaagaaaacttgttttaattattaaggaaaaatagagaatataaagaataattgattatcaaaataaacaacCAATTTAGTAATggttaataatcgattaatcgaataatcgttgcagccctacttaaATCAAACTTCTCTGTTTCACTTCTCCCTgaggaagaagcagaaacatttaaaaccagcAGGGGGCGGTAGCGTAGAATGCGGCCGAGGTGAAGGCTTTCGTGACTCAGGCGTAATAATTCATTGACGATCGGGTGCTCCACATGGATGGTGCTCCATCATAACATGATCCTAGCAAAGATATATATAACTTATTTTCAAGAAATATATAGTACAGTAATACGTCGTgtaattttcatttaaaaaaacccgTTGTTATTCCCTGTGGGGCCGAATGGGGCACTTTATAATTACTGTTAAATTTCTACTATTTAGGTCTTGCTGCGTTTGTCATTGGATCATCATTGTGCGCAGTCCGTGTGTAGCATGCAGCATGTCAAACGCTCACTTGACTGCGTTTTGCTTATAATTAACTATAATGAACAGCTTTATATTGCGTGTGGTTTGATTAATTGTGAGTTTGTCAAAAACATTTAGACATGTTTACATCCGTCGCCAGTTCTTGTGTGCGACACGGGAGGAGGTTGTCGTTCCCTGTTGTCAAGTTGTCGTTGTACCCGGCGACGGGCCTGAACGTGAGGGGGCTTCAGCATGGATCACAACAGCGGTCACCCAGGCTCCTCACATCGGCTCTCTGGCGCTTGTCGGAAGGGGCAGCGGCCAGGTGTGTGTCCCTATCAGCCGCCTCGCAGCGGGAGAGGGAACCTCGGTGCTCTTCATCCTCAGACCCAGATGACACGGAGAGATTCGGATCTCTGTCCAGCGACATGTCCTCCAGGAGGTCGTACAGAAAAAGCAGCCCAGACATCCAGGATCTGCGACACCGAGATggagaagaggagcaggaggaggaggaggaggaagagaggtcGCGGAGAGCTCCCATGAGGAGAAACACGCCGTACTGGTACTTTTTACAGTGCAAGACGCTGATCAGAGACAACAAGGTCAGTCTGCGGGAAAAGTTTAAATTAGGGATGAGTTGATA from Solea solea chromosome 10, fSolSol10.1, whole genome shotgun sequence includes the following:
- the fbxl18 gene encoding F-box/LRR-repeat protein 18, which translates into the protein MSETVAANSGDMDRQIVQAVCGEDTLSSALVGMSDLSDEILLCILHHVPASDLLLNVSNVCHKLQTLCRDKTLLTHVSLSEEYLADDLLVQRLLKQLANQVQSLSLNGCYWLSGSTLDYVARCTAVTHLDITGCRLTSLRLSRLLSSLCFLTSLAFDVTAGFNSAQLSSEAVGTLSRLSELRQTLLTPSYGVVPCCAQLRKLMLQFDISDVTREGVGVCCQLMVGQSSVPHYQQLEEFTARLAPGEVNQTLLLLYLAVFSVHVPKRLRVFLVSIPGPNPAHWPAGPSLAQSLGQHGDLEALQLPRSWLDPLSLKRALEGNSPKHLSFSRCPALWPQVFQSLLEGGVRDATQLSSLNLSGINQVLYSECRSVEDHLVPGTISRLAVSCSNIKHLNLMHTHYHHEHSSELGGETHLCGSLAKFRQLRSLTLPACALSDGLNTHHTSVNNTSPSPFFLGLKKGPRLGFQNYKPGSDPSLSGDSTSGLAQLLASCSLLETLEIIGPGFVSALPRLEPCSRVNVEPRGMCAWARGVGDAHLASLEALPRLHRLTLAGLPGVLRGTGLIQLTRQCKDLKVLSLANMGSLKIMNYFPALLDTIKQCTQLQELRLEQPYLNANESFFEALSSCSHLQRLCLISRSGTFDPSATETFMERCLQVVMCHMFMGGTLVGCRTLQKALLDRFSNERAALSVVIYPLQHEDLPSVIRDIPLTLLDRITLFQSHVAQPPHLSPL